The genome window ACATCGTCAGTCGTAGCTAGCGTAGTTGGAGTAGCAGAAGACGCTGCGACTGCGGTTGAGTGCTTTCCGAGTGGCAAGTTCTGCTTGAGTCCGTAGATGGCAGTTACTTCGCTGGCTAGAGCGCCGAGAGATGCTACCTGCACATCCCGCTCGTGGGCGACCTCGGCCATCTGCTGATAGTTTTTGCGCAGGGTCTCGCGTTCCTGTCGAATCTGGTTGAAGCTCTCTGTCTTCAACAACATGCGAGTATAAGAACCGGCCAGGCCCACGATGGTAAACGCACCCACCAGAGCGGCCGCTACGAACCCATATACATATTGGACGGGAAGCGAGATCTTGCGTACGCGGCCATCTTCATCCCGGGCTACAAAAAGAATGTAATAACGCTTACGGAGCATCCACTTTCCTCAAAGCCTTCCGTGATTCCGTCTTCCAGAACGGCTTCTCGGAACAAATTTTATCCCGCTCCAGACTGAAACCGGACATGGGCGGGTACAGATCAAGCGTAACGCGATCTCGTACACTTAATTGTAGACGAATCAGCAACGAATTTCGTTCTCGCGGCATCCAATTTGACCGCCACCTGACATCAAAGCCGTTACCAGCGTTCCGATCATTGCGATCAATCGACAGTTCAGCTCACAGATAAAGCGGTGTTTCGAACCCAATATACCGCGTAAATGGTGCAATTTAAATGAGTAAGCGCAAGGATTCATCTTCACAGCCCGGCAAACCGGCGGGAGAACTCGCTCTCCTGGCTCAAATTCGCAAACGTGCTGCTGGAATTCCTCATCGGGGCGTGCGGTTGGGTATTGGCGACGACTGCGCTCTTTTGCGGCTGCGAGCCGACGAAGAGCTGGCCCTCACCACAGATCTCTCCATTGAAGGCAGGCATTTTCGCTTGAACTGGCATCCAGCGGAGTCGGTTGGACATCGCACGCTGGCCCGGGGATTGAGCGATCTGGCCGCCATGGGAGCGCGTCCGGTGGCGGCATTCCTGTCCCTCGGCTTGCCTCGCGATCTGACGCAGTCCGCGGATGGAGCGTCTTCGTGGGTGGAGCGCTTTCTCGACGGCCTGCTTGCTCTCGCCAAGGAACACGGCGTACCGCTTGCCGGAGGCGATCTGGCTGAGTCGCCCATCGCTCTTGCGGATATCGTGTTGACCGGCGCGGTACCGAAAGAGCAGGCGCTGCTGCGCTCTGGCGCCAGACCGGGCGATCGTATCTACGTCACCGGCTCGCTGGGCGGGTCAGCAGCCGAGTTTGCAGCGTTGGCGCGGGCTCCGCAGAGCTTTGCAAGTCACACTCGGGCGACGGGGGATTCACCCCATCCCCATCTCTATCCTCAGCCGCGCATCGCGCAGGGGTTGTTGCTGCGCAAACGCGGCCTGGCATCCGCAGCGATGGACATCAGCGATGGAATCTCGACCGATCTGGCCCATCTTTGCAAGGAGTCGGGTGTCGCCGCGGAAGTGGATGCCGCGGCGCTGCCGCTTGGGTCCGGAAGAACTGGCCATGGGGCAACTTTGGAGATGGCGCTGCATGGCGGCGAAGACTACGAGTTGCTCTTCACTGCGCCCGAGTCGACGAAGATTCCCGGCAGGATTGACGGTGTCGCAGTTACTGCGATTGGCCGCATACTGCCTGCGCGTAAAGGACGAGCGCGGGTCACACTGCGAACAGGAAAAAACTCCCAGCCACTTGAACCGCATGGCTGGGAGCATTTTTCCTAAGACTTAGCGTGAGATTTAACGTCAGATTCAGCGTCGTTTACGGCAGCTCGAAATCATCGTCCTCTGAGCCTATGGGTTGACCCGGCGGAGTAGCCAGCGCTGGCGGCGCGGCGAACTTCTCCGGGTCTTTGCGAAAGCGCTCGATCTCGTCAATTGCCGCTGCCCAGTGGGCATTGGAGCTTGCAGAAGCTGCGTCTTTTGCCTGGATGTGCAGCCATGCCTCAAGTACGCCGACCTGCGCCAATGCCTCGGCTCGCGCCTGCGCGGAAGCCTGCTTGTCGGCAGAGAGCTCCAGCAGGTGACTCAGGATTACGGAGTCCACAGTAAACTGCGTCTGCCCGGCCGGGCCCTCAAGGCGCGGCGATTCCCATGTGGCTTTCAATGTTTGCCCGATCACCTCATCCAGCCCTGGCGACTTCGGATTCTCCGCGTGATACTCGACCAGCCGACTGGCGCGCGCAGGTTCGAAGAGCAACGAAGCCGTCAACTCCGCCGAGGCCTCCACTGCCCCCTGGGGATCAAACGTCAGGCCGGTATGTCCTTCAAAGGATTCGCGTGTTGTTGGATATCCTGGCGGGCGTGGCGGCAGTTGCGCGAGCAGCTCGGCGGGAAGCGTCAGAGCCTGCGGATCTAGCGTTTTCAGCACGGCGCTGAGCGCTTTACGCTGCCGCTCGGGAGTGAGCTTTTCTGTGACCATGCCGCCATCGCCGCGCACGGCATAGCGATAATCGAGTCCACCGATCAGCTTGGCTGCTGCTTCTGTTTGATAGCGGTGCAGCAGGTAGAGCGGCACCAGAGTATCTTCCAACTGCGACATTGGCTCGCCGGGGCGGACTGCATCGGCGCCGAATCGCGCGAGAGCCGCTTTGCGAATCGCCAAGATCCGCTCCAGTTCGGCGGATGCATCGGGCCCGTTATCCCATAGATGTCCGTAAGGATTTGCGCTGCCCAGTGGCCGCGAGTCCTCGTCGGTGATGAAGCGCAGCCCTTCTG of Acidicapsa ligni contains these proteins:
- the thiL gene encoding thiamine-phosphate kinase, translated to MSKRKDSSSQPGKPAGELALLAQIRKRAAGIPHRGVRLGIGDDCALLRLRADEELALTTDLSIEGRHFRLNWHPAESVGHRTLARGLSDLAAMGARPVAAFLSLGLPRDLTQSADGASSWVERFLDGLLALAKEHGVPLAGGDLAESPIALADIVLTGAVPKEQALLRSGARPGDRIYVTGSLGGSAAEFAALARAPQSFASHTRATGDSPHPHLYPQPRIAQGLLLRKRGLASAAMDISDGISTDLAHLCKESGVAAEVDAAALPLGSGRTGHGATLEMALHGGEDYELLFTAPESTKIPGRIDGVAVTAIGRILPARKGRARVTLRTGKNSQPLEPHGWEHFS